In Drosophila simulans strain w501 chromosome X, Prin_Dsim_3.1, whole genome shotgun sequence, one DNA window encodes the following:
- the LOC27208129 gene encoding LOW QUALITY PROTEIN: uncharacterized protein LOC27208129 (The sequence of the model RefSeq protein was modified relative to this genomic sequence to represent the inferred CDS: substituted 1 base at 1 genomic stop codon), translated as MLKINETTPEIKRLCLATEHSHIAANAMLLTKIDELNSRVLSQSAEIENLTRAVKTLTEFVKQSMKTTKPKAKGNPDDDFPILCEKDLVEVDHKISQDSRGIYTNSIRKFLRQGRLSRTIRLIFSEDILLNYNIDGNQKKKRLKDHEHLFRSLMNAIGQVXPTLPSEKVLSKAMRCVKNCAAKKKGKVDEDPLSFLNVDMNGVQKS; from the exons ATGCTGAAAATTAACGAAACAACTCCTGAAATCAAGAGGCTTTGCCTCGCCACCGAGCACAGTCATATCGCAGCCAATGCCATGCTGCTGACAAAGATAGATG AACTCAATTCACGAGTCCTGTCGCAGAGCGCGGAAATCGAAAACTTGACAAGGGCGGTTAAGACACTCACGGAATTCGTTAAGCAGTCGATGAAAACGACCAAGCCGAAGGCGAAGGGAAATCCGGACGATGATTTTCCAATTCTATGTGAGAAAGATCTGGTCGAAGTGGATCACAAGATAAGCCAGGACTCCAGGGGGATCTAT ACGAATTCAATACGGAAATTCCTGCGCCAGGGAAGATTAAGTCGAACCATAAGACTCATTTTCTCCGAAGACATCCTCCTGAACTACAATATTGATGGGAatcagaagaagaagagacTTAAAGATCACGAACATCTGTTTCGTTCGCTTATGA ACGCCATCGGTCAGGTGTAACCGACGCTACCCTCGGAAAAAGTCTTATCCAAAGCCATGAGATGCGTAAAGAATTGCGCAGCTAAAAAGAAGGGCAAGGTAGATGAAGACCCCTTGTCCTTTTTGAACGTGGATATGAACGGCGTACAGAAATCATAA
- the LOC27206587 gene encoding non-canonical poly(A) RNA polymerase protein Trf4-1 isoform X1 yields MDPFVGWFQKEQEGPSLCTWLKIWETNAQEMGALLNQQLQQTTAINGSTSSSSSSSNSGNNNNNNNNNNNINNTITNTTNNTGNNSSAKPYLSRPYSSLNRVLNFRADSLEILQQQQQQQQINGTTQRNSTNINTTSGGSTSSSADSTTNRDNNSPANSSSTNGPGAGTGTSTGAGGAGTNSPVTTASSTAATTTGPATSMSDTSNNPPQSTTTPASRTNSIYYNPSRKKRPENKAGGAHYYMNNHMEMIAKYKGEPWRKPDYPYGEGVIGLHEEIEHFYQYVLPTPCEHAIRNEVVKRIEAVVHSIWPQAVVEIFGSFRTGLFLPTSDIDLVVLGLWEKLPLRTLEFELVSRGIAEACTVRVLDKASVPIIKLTDRETQVKVDISFNMQSGVQSAELIKKFKRDYPVLEKLVLVLKQFLLLRDLNEVFTGGISSYSLILMCISFLQMHPRGIYHDTANLGVLLLEFFELYGRRFNYMKIGISIKNGGRYMPKDELQRDMVDGHRPSLLCIEDPLTPGNDIGRSSYGVFQVQQAFKCAYRVLALAVSPLNLLGIDPRVNSILGRIIHITDDVIDYREWIRENFEHLVVVDRISPLPTAAPTAYATANGAPKYVIMPSGAVVQQLYHHPVQVPTAHGHSHAHSHGHAHPGAHLCQPYVTGTTVSAVTTTTTMAVVTVGVSAGGVQQQQQQQNATAHTHAQQQSQNQSQSRHRRGSTSSGDDSEDSKDGDVVETTSGAQEVVDITLSPPNGLSNMSMPMPVHAVGMPASNSWSGNGNGNGNSSSSTGSSPEIAHIAAQEMDPELEDQQQNQQHQETSGGNGFIRPGDGGTGSSRGGGDGSGGRNYNQRSNHNSSGYYHQQYYVPPPMQQQLSKSNSSSNYHQQHHHSHSHGNHSHRQPHHHQQQHHHQQRPQHLRVGGGSRYQKSLGGSPIISAGNASNSSSNCSNSSSSSGSNNSRLPPLRGTLVNSSSAISIISISSESSIASSSSSSSRSGQDQQRDER; encoded by the exons ATGGATCCATTTGTTGGCTGGTTTCAGAAGGAACAGGAGGGACCATCGTTGTGCACATGGTTAAAGATTTGGGAGACGAATGCCCAGGAGATGGGCGCATTGCTTAATCAACAGCTACAGCAGACGACGGCGATCAACGGGagcacgagcagcagcagcagcagcagtaatagtggtaacaacaacaacaacaacaacaataataacaacatcAATAACACTATCACCAACACGACCAATAACACTGGTAACAATTCATCGGCCAAACCCTACTTATCGCGACCCTACAGCTCGCTAAATCGGGTGCTCAATTTCCGAGCGGATTCCCTGGAGatcctgcagcagcaacaacaacagcagcagatcAACGGGACCACTCAGCGCAACAGCACTAACATCAACACCACCAGCGGCGGCAGCACTAGCTCGTCGGCAGATTCCACCACGAATCGGGACAATAACTCACCCGCCAACAGCAGTTCAACCAACggaccaggagcaggaacGGGAACGtcaacaggagcaggaggtgcCGGTACAAATAGTCCGGTGACCACAGCGTCAAGCACAGCTGCGACCACGACTGGTCCAGCCACTAGTATGAGCGATACCAGCAACAACCCGCCACAGTCAACGACCACGCCCGCCAGCCGAACGAACAGCATCTACTACAATCCGTCGCGGAAGAAACGGCCGGAGAACAAGGCTGGCGGAGCCCACTACTATATGAACAACCATATGGAGATGATCGCCAAGTACAAGGGCGAACCGTGGCGCAAGCCGGACTATCCGTATGGCGAGGGCGTTATCGGGCTGCACGAGGAGATCGAGCATTTCTATCAGTACGTCCTGCCCACGCCCTGCGAACACGCCATCCGCAACGAGGTGGTCAAGCGCATCGAGGCCGTTGTCCATTCCATCTGGCCACAGGCGGTAGTCGAGATCTTTGGCTCTTTTCGCACTGGCCTCTTTTTGCCCACCTCCGACATAGATCTCGTTGTGTTAG GTTTGTGGGAGAAGCTGCCGCTGAGAACGCTAGAGTTCGAGCTAGTGAGCCGCGGTATCGCCGAGGCTTGTACGGTGCGTGTTCTGGACAAGGCATCAGTGCCCATCATCAAGTTAACGGACCGGGAAACGCAAGTGAAGGTAGACATATCGTTCAACATGCAGAGTGGTGTTCAGTCGGCGGAGCTGATTAAGAAGTTTAAGCGCGACTATCCAGTGCTGGAGAAGCTAGTGCTTGTGCTGAAGCAGTTCCTACTGCTCCGCGATCTCAACGAGGTGTTCACGGGGGGCATCTCCTCCTACTCGCTGATCCTTATGTGCATCAGCTTCCTGCAGATGCATCCGCGCGGTATCTACCACGATACAGCCAATCTGGGGGTGCTTCTCCTCGAGTTCTTCGAGCTTTACGGACGTCGCTTCAACTACATGAAGATCGGCATCTCCATAAAGAACGGTGGCCGCTACATGCCCAAGGATGAGCTGCAGCGTGACATGGTCGATGGCCATCGACCCTCGCTCCTGTGCATCGAGGATCCGCTGACGCCGGGCAATGATATCGGTCGAAGCAGCTACGGCGTCTTCCAGGTGCAACAGGCATTCAAGTGCGCCTACCGCGTGCTCGCCCTCGCCGTCAGTCCGCTCAACCTTCTCGGCATTGATCCGCGCGTCAACTCGATACTGG GTCGAATCATCCACATCACCGACGACGTGATCGATTATCGCGAATGGATCCGCGAGAACTTCGAACatctggtggtggtggatcGCATCTCGCCGCTGCCCACTGCCGCTCCCACTGCGTACGCCACCGCCAATGGGGCGCCAAAATATGTGATTATGCCCTCGGGCGCCGTTGTCCAGCAGCTGTACCATCATCCGGTGCAGGTGCCCACCGCTCACGGGCACAGCCATGCGCACAGTCACGGGCACGCGCATCCTGGCGCCCATCTGTGCCAGCCGTATGTGACCGGGACCACTGTATCTGCTGTAACGACGACTACAACGATGGCGGTGGTGACCGTGGGCGTTTCAGCCGGCGGagtccaacagcagcaacagcaacagaatgCGACGGCCCATACCCACGCGCAGCAGCAGTCACAGAACCAATCGCAGTCGCGCCATAGACGCGGCAGCACCTCGTCGGGCGATGACTCCGAGGATAGCAAGGACGGTGATGTTGTCGAGACGACGTCGGGTGCTCAGGAGGTCGTTGACATCACGCTATCGCCGCCAAATGGCCTGTCCAACATGTCCATGCCCATGCCAGTGCACGCGGTCGGAATGCCAGCGTCAAACAGTTGGAGCGGTaatggcaatggaaacggaaacagCAGCTCATCCACAGGCTCGTCG CCGGAAATCGCACACATCGCTGCCCAGGAAATGGACCCCGAGCTTGAGGATCAAcagcaaaatcagcagcaccaAGAGACTTCTGGAGGCAATGGCTTCATCCGACCGGGTGACGGCGGCACCGGTTCCAGCAGGGGAGGCGGTGACGGCAGTGGCGGACGCAATTACAACCAGCGGAGCAACCACAACTCCAGCGGCTACTACCACCAGCAGTACTACGTGCCACCGCcgatgcaacagcagctgaGCAAGTCCAACTCCTCCTCCAACTATCACCAGCAACACCATCACAGCCACAGCCATGGCAATCATAGTCACCGACAACCacatcaccatcagcagcagcaccaccaccagcagcggcCGCAGCATCTGCGGGTGGGCGGCGGCAGTCGATACCAGAAATCGTTGGGCGGATCGCCCATCATCAGTGCTGGCAATGCgtcgaacagcagcagcaattgcagcaacagcagcagcagcagcggcagcaacaacagccgccTGCCGCCGCTGAGGGGAACACTGGTGAATTCGTCGTCAGCAATATCAATCATTTCCATATCCTCAGAATCATCCATTGCTagcagcagctccagttcGTCAAGGTCCGGACAGGATCAGCAGCGTGACGAGCGATAG
- the LOC27206587 gene encoding non-canonical poly(A) RNA polymerase protein Trf4-1 isoform X2, whose translation MDPFVGWFQKEQEGPSLCTWLKIWETNAQEMGALLNQQLQQTTAINGSTSSSSSSSNSGNNNNNNNNNNNINNTITNTTNNTGNNSSAKPYLSRPYSSLNRVLNFRADSLEILQQQQQQQQINGTTQRNSTNINTTSGGSTSSSADSTTNRDNNSPANSSSTNGPGAGTGTSTGAGGAGTNSPVTTASSTAATTTGPATSMSDTSNNPPQSTTTPASRTNSIYYNPSRKKRPENKAGGAHYYMNNHMEMIAKYKGEPWRKPDYPYGEGVIGLHEEIEHFYQYVLPTPCEHAIRNEVVKRIEAVVHSIWPQAVVEIFGSFRTGLFLPTSDIDLVVLGLWEKLPLRTLEFELVSRGIAEACTVRVLDKASVPIIKLTDRETQVKVDISFNMQSGVQSAELIKKFKRDYPVLEKLVLVLKQFLLLRDLNEVFTGGISSYSLILMCISFLQMHPRGIYHDTANLGVLLLEFFELYGRRFNYMKIGISIKNGGRYMPKDELQRDMVDGHRPSLLCIEDPLTPGNDIGRSSYGVFQVQQAFKCAYRVLALAVSPLNLLGIDPRVNSILGRIIHITDDVIDYREWIRENFEHLVVVDRISPLPTAAPTAYATANGAPKYVIMPSGAVVQQLYHHPVQVPTAHGHSHAHSHGHAHPGAHLCQPYVTGTTVSAVTTTTTMAVVTVGVSAGGVQQQQQQQNATAHTHAQQQSQNQSQSRHRRGSTSSGDDSEDSKDGDVVETTSGAQEVVDITLSPPNGLSNMSMPMPVHAVGMPASNSWSGNGNGNGNSSSSTGSSVMHTIPRLDT comes from the exons ATGGATCCATTTGTTGGCTGGTTTCAGAAGGAACAGGAGGGACCATCGTTGTGCACATGGTTAAAGATTTGGGAGACGAATGCCCAGGAGATGGGCGCATTGCTTAATCAACAGCTACAGCAGACGACGGCGATCAACGGGagcacgagcagcagcagcagcagcagtaatagtggtaacaacaacaacaacaacaacaataataacaacatcAATAACACTATCACCAACACGACCAATAACACTGGTAACAATTCATCGGCCAAACCCTACTTATCGCGACCCTACAGCTCGCTAAATCGGGTGCTCAATTTCCGAGCGGATTCCCTGGAGatcctgcagcagcaacaacaacagcagcagatcAACGGGACCACTCAGCGCAACAGCACTAACATCAACACCACCAGCGGCGGCAGCACTAGCTCGTCGGCAGATTCCACCACGAATCGGGACAATAACTCACCCGCCAACAGCAGTTCAACCAACggaccaggagcaggaacGGGAACGtcaacaggagcaggaggtgcCGGTACAAATAGTCCGGTGACCACAGCGTCAAGCACAGCTGCGACCACGACTGGTCCAGCCACTAGTATGAGCGATACCAGCAACAACCCGCCACAGTCAACGACCACGCCCGCCAGCCGAACGAACAGCATCTACTACAATCCGTCGCGGAAGAAACGGCCGGAGAACAAGGCTGGCGGAGCCCACTACTATATGAACAACCATATGGAGATGATCGCCAAGTACAAGGGCGAACCGTGGCGCAAGCCGGACTATCCGTATGGCGAGGGCGTTATCGGGCTGCACGAGGAGATCGAGCATTTCTATCAGTACGTCCTGCCCACGCCCTGCGAACACGCCATCCGCAACGAGGTGGTCAAGCGCATCGAGGCCGTTGTCCATTCCATCTGGCCACAGGCGGTAGTCGAGATCTTTGGCTCTTTTCGCACTGGCCTCTTTTTGCCCACCTCCGACATAGATCTCGTTGTGTTAG GTTTGTGGGAGAAGCTGCCGCTGAGAACGCTAGAGTTCGAGCTAGTGAGCCGCGGTATCGCCGAGGCTTGTACGGTGCGTGTTCTGGACAAGGCATCAGTGCCCATCATCAAGTTAACGGACCGGGAAACGCAAGTGAAGGTAGACATATCGTTCAACATGCAGAGTGGTGTTCAGTCGGCGGAGCTGATTAAGAAGTTTAAGCGCGACTATCCAGTGCTGGAGAAGCTAGTGCTTGTGCTGAAGCAGTTCCTACTGCTCCGCGATCTCAACGAGGTGTTCACGGGGGGCATCTCCTCCTACTCGCTGATCCTTATGTGCATCAGCTTCCTGCAGATGCATCCGCGCGGTATCTACCACGATACAGCCAATCTGGGGGTGCTTCTCCTCGAGTTCTTCGAGCTTTACGGACGTCGCTTCAACTACATGAAGATCGGCATCTCCATAAAGAACGGTGGCCGCTACATGCCCAAGGATGAGCTGCAGCGTGACATGGTCGATGGCCATCGACCCTCGCTCCTGTGCATCGAGGATCCGCTGACGCCGGGCAATGATATCGGTCGAAGCAGCTACGGCGTCTTCCAGGTGCAACAGGCATTCAAGTGCGCCTACCGCGTGCTCGCCCTCGCCGTCAGTCCGCTCAACCTTCTCGGCATTGATCCGCGCGTCAACTCGATACTGG GTCGAATCATCCACATCACCGACGACGTGATCGATTATCGCGAATGGATCCGCGAGAACTTCGAACatctggtggtggtggatcGCATCTCGCCGCTGCCCACTGCCGCTCCCACTGCGTACGCCACCGCCAATGGGGCGCCAAAATATGTGATTATGCCCTCGGGCGCCGTTGTCCAGCAGCTGTACCATCATCCGGTGCAGGTGCCCACCGCTCACGGGCACAGCCATGCGCACAGTCACGGGCACGCGCATCCTGGCGCCCATCTGTGCCAGCCGTATGTGACCGGGACCACTGTATCTGCTGTAACGACGACTACAACGATGGCGGTGGTGACCGTGGGCGTTTCAGCCGGCGGagtccaacagcagcaacagcaacagaatgCGACGGCCCATACCCACGCGCAGCAGCAGTCACAGAACCAATCGCAGTCGCGCCATAGACGCGGCAGCACCTCGTCGGGCGATGACTCCGAGGATAGCAAGGACGGTGATGTTGTCGAGACGACGTCGGGTGCTCAGGAGGTCGTTGACATCACGCTATCGCCGCCAAATGGCCTGTCCAACATGTCCATGCCCATGCCAGTGCACGCGGTCGGAATGCCAGCGTCAAACAGTTGGAGCGGTaatggcaatggaaacggaaacagCAGCTCATCCACAGGCTCGTCGGTAATGCACACAATCCCCCGCCTTGACACATGA
- the LOC6740030 gene encoding C-type lectin 37Da, whose translation MYRTETLLLILTSVGIPSLAYLPDVNIFTNYRTEVYNGIPSEIDTTPFVRIGDNYYYIEPMNKVNWFQAAGACRMMNAHLASIEDKPEMEALIKYMKAKGFKNNDYFWISGNDLGTEGAFYWMSNGRPMTYAPWNGPKQMPDNYGGNENCVHMFATREMINDANCKIQMLYVCEATEPKTFKFTYIKW comes from the exons ATGTACCGCACCGAGACGCTGCTGTTAATCCTGACGAGCGTCGGGATACCGTCACTGGCCTATCTGCCCGACGTGAACATCTTCACCAACTACCGCACCGAGGTCTATAATG GCATTCCATCGGAGATTGATACCACACCGTTCGTGCGGATCGGGGATAACTACTATTACATCGAGCCCATGAACAAGGTGAATTGGTTCCAGGCGGCCGGCGCCTGTCGCATGATGAACGCCCACTTGGCCTCCATCGAGGATAAGCCGGAAATGGAGGCGCTGATCAAGTACATGAAGGCCAAGGGGTTCAAGAACAATGACTACTTTTGGATATCGGGCAACGACCTGGGCACCGAGGGCGCCTTCTATTGGATGTCCAACGGCCGTCCGATGACCTACGCCCCTTGGAACGGGCCCAAGCAAATGCCGGATAACTACGGCGGCAACGAGAACTGCGTCCACATGTTCGCCACCCGGGAGATGATCAACGATGCCAACTGCAAGATCCAGATGCTGTACGTCTGCGAGGCGACGGAGCCCAAAACCTTCAAGTTCACCTACATTAAGTGGTAG
- the LOC6725461 gene encoding serine protease snake has translation MRIRSAHSTPTRVYLHLLMVWLPLLAVHATPAISPQSLRGIIFPKETFDECQLDDVARTKGTCRRMEECPSALNGWLERRESPKTCYFVRFDHYVCCAPAAAPIVTRSSQQACNELNKVSKVKEGDEFFVSVVGGKPTRPREFPFMAALGWRSNFDQRIYYRCGGALIANNFVLTAAHCADLGGEPPSQVRLGGDNLTLTEGEDISIRRVIIHPDYSASTAYNDIALLELETAAKPELKPTCIWAQKEVANTLVTAIGYGQTSFAGLSSAQLLKVPLQSVSNEECQPHYQKDQLAQGVLGTQMCAGDITGERDTCQGDSGGPLLMQDGLLGYVVGITSLGQGCASGPPSVYTRVSSFVDWIEGIVWPVQQVTNTPKPIQMATSPEFDLRATI, from the exons ATGCGCATTCGGTCTGCCCATTCCACACCCACCCGTGTGTATCTGCACCTTCTGATGGTGTGgctgccacttttggcag TTCACGCCACGCCCGCCATAAGTCCGCAGTCGCTGCGCGGCATCATCTTCCCCAAGGAAACCTTCGATGAGTGCCAACTGGACGACGTGGCGCGGACGAAGGGCACCTGCCGGCGCATGGAGGAATGTCCCAGTGCCCTCAACGGCTGGCTGGAGCGTCGCGAATCGCCCAAGACCTGCTACTTTGTGAGGTTCGACCACTACGTGTGCTGCGCcccagctgcagctccaatTGTCACCCGATCCAGCCAGCAGG CCTGCAACGAACTGAACAAGGTGTCAAAGGTCAAAGAGGGCGACGAGTTCTTCGTGTCGGTGGTGGGCGGCAAGCCCACCCGTCCGCGGGAGTTCCCCTTCATGGCGGCACTGGGCTGGCGCTCGAACTTCGATCAGCGGATATACTACCGATGCGGCGGCGCCCTGATCGCCAACAACTTTGTGCTGACCGCAGCCCACTGTGCCGACTTGGGCGG TGAGCCACCCAGCCAGGTGCGCCTCGGTGGCGACAATCTAACCCTGACCGAGGGCGAGGATATAAGCATTCGGCGCGTGATCATCCATCCGGATTACAGTGCCAGCACGGCGTACAACGATATAGCGCTGCTGGAACTGGAGACGGCGGCCAAGCCGGAACTGAAGCCCACCTGCATCTGGGCGCAGAAGGAGGTGGCCAACACGCTGGTCACGGCCATTGGCTATGGGCAGACCAGCTTCGCCGGCCTATCCTCCGCGCAGCTGCTGAAGGTGCCGCTGCAGAGCGTGAGCAACGAGGAGTGCCAGCCGCACTACCAGAAGGATCAGCTGGCCCAGGGCGTGCTGGGCACGCAGATGTGCGCCGGCGACATAACCGGCGAGCGGGACACCTGCCAGGGCGACTCCGGCGGACCGCTGCTCATGCAGGACGGCCTGCTCGGCTATGTGGTGGGCATCACATCGCTGGGACAGGGATGCGCCAGTGGCCCGCCATCGGTCTACACCAGGGTCTCCAGCTTCGTCGACTGGATCGAGGGCATTGTGTGGCCGGTGCAGCAGGTGACGAACACACCGAAGCCCATCCAGATGGCGACCAGTCCCGAATTCGATCTGCGGGCGACGATCTGA
- the LOC6725462 gene encoding uncharacterized protein LOC6725462 — protein MRNPQRRNTVDSQKYVVEKIVGKRIVKGRLQFRVKWMHYPMKASTWEPVEALGHLSRLLADYEARQYKRFRKKLAKAAKGPKSRAKSKAKSAARRRQSRHVPSGQAATSATSGSAAAGQGANGERGSNEQSSGSSVVARGVGLAHERKRVDPLAVEQPRIEGVQHPRTSRGTSAQVPNWKMEPYRGSFGLARGLELEKVHHCFFVRRQLFMFVTWVGHPTMDAVLLSDIRHAYPMPIIKYFQNLAFPNYKDA, from the coding sequence atGCGCAACCCACAGCGGAGAAACACGGTGGACAGCCAGAAGTATGTGGTGGAGAAGATCGTTGGAAAGCGCATCGTAAAAGGTCGTCTGCAGTTTCGTGTCAAGTGGATGCACTATCCGATGAAAGCGAGCACATGGGAGCCAGTGGAAGCATTGGGCCACCTCTCGCGCTTGCTGGCCGATTATGAGGCGAGGCAGTACAAGCGCTTCCGGAAGAAGCTGGCCAAGGCGGCAAAGGGCCCCAAATCGCGAGCCAAAAGCAAGGCTAAGAGCGCCGCCCGTCGACGCCAATCGCGCCACGTGCCCAGTGGCcaagcagcaacatcggctACATCGGGCTCGGCCGCAGCGGGCCAAGGAGCAAATGGGGAACGCGGCAGTAATGAGCAATCATCAGGGAGTTCGGTGGTAGCTCGAGGAGTTGGTCTCGCGCATGAGCGCAAGCGTGTCGATCCGCTGGCTGTGGAGCAGCCAAGGATCGAGGGCGTGCAGCATCCACGCACTTCACGCGGCACATCCGCGCAGGTACCGAACTGGAAAATGGAGCCGTACAGGGGGTCCTTCGGTTTGGCGCGTGGCCTGGAGCTGGAAAAGGTGCACCACTGCTTCTTTGTTCGCAGGCAGCTCTTCATGTTCGTCACCTGGGTGGGACACCCCACGATGGACGCGGTGCTGCTTAGCGACATACGACACGCATATCCGATGCcaataattaaatactttcaaAATTTGGCCTTCCCAAATTACAAAGATGCCTGA